A genomic window from Camelus dromedarius isolate mCamDro1 unplaced genomic scaffold, mCamDro1.pat HAP1_SCAFFOLD_164, whole genome shotgun sequence includes:
- the LOC135320918 gene encoding GDP-fucose protein O-fucosyltransferase 2-like isoform X1 has protein sequence MVTGATLCAGRRALLGRVAGSGSVQLPGTMAVLAAGDGGLLGRATSSGLVSRRPTSCLGRRPTDGKPRYLLCDFNPPEGFNLLRNVCIHIAFLLKTLLKMEEPVLVLFPWGHLYHWQSPDPWSDSFDLPSLNRNIPDIEYEQFVAGTLCS, from the exons atggttacaggcgccacgctctgcgcgggccggcgtgcgcttctggggcgggtagcgggctccggaagtgtgcagctgcccgggaccatggcggtgcttgctgctggggatggcggcttgctcggccgggcgactagttctggcctggtcagtcggcggccgacatcctgtctggggcggcgtcccacagacggtaaac ccaggtaccttctgtgtgacttcaaccctccagagggcttcaacctccttaggaacgtctgcatccacattgccttcctcctgaagaccctgctgaagatggaggagccggtactggtgctattcccttggggccacctctaccactggcagagccccgatccctggtccgactcctttgacctcccaagtctcaacagaaacatccctgacattgagtacgagcagttcgttgcag gaacgctgtgttcatga
- the LOC135320918 gene encoding GDP-fucose protein O-fucosyltransferase 2-like isoform X2 produces the protein MVTGATLCAGRRALLGRVAGSGSVQLPGTMAVLAAGDGGLLGRATSSGLVSRRPTSCLGRRPTDGKPRYLLCDFNPPEGFNLLRNVCIHIAFLLKTLLKMEEPVLVLFPWGHLYHWQSPDPWSDSFDLPSLNRNIPDIEYEQFVAGFTW, from the exons atggttacaggcgccacgctctgcgcgggccggcgtgcgcttctggggcgggtagcgggctccggaagtgtgcagctgcccgggaccatggcggtgcttgctgctggggatggcggcttgctcggccgggcgactagttctggcctggtcagtcggcggccgacatcctgtctggggcggcgtcccacagacggtaaac ccaggtaccttctgtgtgacttcaaccctccagagggcttcaacctccttaggaacgtctgcatccacattgccttcctcctgaagaccctgctgaagatggaggagccggtactggtgctattcccttggggccacctctaccactggcagagccccgatccctggtccgactcctttgacctcccaagtctcaacagaaacatccctgacattgagtacgagcagttcgttgcag ggttcacttggtga
- the LOC135320918 gene encoding GDP-fucose protein O-fucosyltransferase 2-like isoform X3, which translates to MVTGATLCAGRRALLGRVAGSGSVQLPGTMAVLAAGDGGLLGRATSSGLVSRRPTSCLGRRPTDARYLLCDFNPPEGFNLLRNVCIHIAFLLKTLLKMEEPVLVLFPWGHLYHWQSPDPWSDSFDLPSLNRNIPDIEYEQFVAGTLCS; encoded by the exons atggttacaggcgccacgctctgcgcgggccggcgtgcgcttctggggcgggtagcgggctccggaagtgtgcagctgcccgggaccatggcggtgcttgctgctggggatggcggcttgctcggccgggcgactagttctggcctggtcagtcggcggccgacatcctgtctggggcggcgtcccacagacg ccaggtaccttctgtgtgacttcaaccctccagagggcttcaacctccttaggaacgtctgcatccacattgccttcctcctgaagaccctgctgaagatggaggagccggtactggtgctattcccttggggccacctctaccactggcagagccccgatccctggtccgactcctttgacctcccaagtctcaacagaaacatccctgacattgagtacgagcagttcgttgcag gaacgctgtgttcatga
- the LOC135320918 gene encoding GDP-fucose protein O-fucosyltransferase 2-like isoform X4, giving the protein MVTGATLCAGRRALLGRVAGSGSVQLPGTMAVLAAGDGGLLGRATSSGLVSRRPTSCLGRRPTDGKPRYLLCDFNPPEGFNLLRNVCIHIAFLLKTLLKMEEPVLVLFPWGHLYHWQSPDPWSDSFDLPSLNRNIPDIEYEQFVAGL; this is encoded by the exons atggttacaggcgccacgctctgcgcgggccggcgtgcgcttctggggcgggtagcgggctccggaagtgtgcagctgcccgggaccatggcggtgcttgctgctggggatggcggcttgctcggccgggcgactagttctggcctggtcagtcggcggccgacatcctgtctggggcggcgtcccacagacggtaaac ccaggtaccttctgtgtgacttcaaccctccagagggcttcaacctccttaggaacgtctgcatccacattgccttcctcctgaagaccctgctgaagatggaggagccggtactggtgctattcccttggggccacctctaccactggcagagccccgatccctggtccgactcctttgacctcccaagtctcaacagaaacatccctgacattgagtacgagcagttcgttgcag gcctctga
- the LOC135320917 gene encoding uncharacterized protein LOC135320917, with protein MSVTSLSLPHLLLQIEQDPGGSTKPVPSAILCVMSCDPVDAQHPPAEETDCLRYMKGEDTYYPHGAQVGLGVCCLYSRWARVALGIPVPEFLQYTRCLFPNLQNWNDVNHPAVHSMVHPRLELSGSKSISEGTYLKRNGFPDSEGQRKHQPGLEKENSISEPALGDLTEITLVAQASDREHVPSCSQPQTSTDASYTGKDPGLGGCWPPEIRQMLDSSLTTGSGQDVLRGRRQPPRQRRRGLSLASRSICSHLNICCPSFAGRPSPVYPSPGR; from the exons atgtctgtgacctcactctcgctgccccacctcttattacag attgaacaggatccagggggaagtaccaagcctgtcccatcggccatcctgtgtgtcatgtcctgtgacccagtggatgctcagcac cctccagctgaagaaacagattgccttaggtacatgaaaggtgaggacacctactatccccatggagcgcaggtggggctgggagtctgctgtttgtacagccggtgggctcgtgttgctttgggcatccctgtgcctgaattcctgcagtacactcggtg cctgtttcctaatctgcaaaactggaatgatgttaaccatcccgcag tgcattccatggtgcatcctcgcctagaattgagtggaagcaagtccatctcagaagggacatacctgaagagaaatggctttccagactctgaagggcagagaaagcaccagcctgggttagagaaag agaacagcatctctgagcccgcccttggtgacctcacagagatcaccctagtggcccaggctagtgaccgggaacatgtaccttcctgcagccaaccccagacgtccactgatgcatcatatactggcaaagat cctggcctgggggggtgttggccgccggagattcgccagatgttggactccag cttaaccaccggaagtgggcaggatgtgctgagggggcggaggcagccgccaaggcagcgacggagggggctgtccctggccagccggtcaatttgttcccatctcaacatttgctgtcccagtttcgcaggacgcccttctccagtttatccttctcctgggag gtga